The Novosphingobium terrae genome has a window encoding:
- the ku gene encoding non-homologous end joining protein Ku, translated as MAARAYWQGQIRLALVSIPVEVYPATRSGAAISFHQIHEPSGKRVRYEKVVPGLGPVDRDEILKGYEVEKGEYVLLDEEEIEAVKIESRKTLELVQFVENGAVDVLYYEKPYFILPADDLAQEAYVVLREALRQTGKAGLGQLSVRGREQLVSVRPCGKGLIMEVLRYADEVAKVASQFKDLPTGDPSEDLIELATTLIEKKTHPFKPEAFRDHYIDALHRLIEKKRKAKGGKRILEDVEEPGGAKGGNVIDLMAALKKSVGGGEKAPPKKPTASKPRKAALKRKRA; from the coding sequence ATGGCCGCACGCGCATATTGGCAAGGACAGATCCGGCTGGCGCTGGTGTCGATCCCGGTGGAGGTGTATCCTGCCACGCGCTCGGGCGCGGCCATCAGCTTCCACCAGATCCATGAGCCCAGCGGCAAAAGAGTGCGCTACGAGAAGGTCGTGCCCGGTCTGGGCCCGGTGGACCGCGACGAGATCCTCAAAGGCTATGAGGTCGAAAAGGGCGAGTACGTGCTGCTCGACGAGGAAGAGATCGAGGCGGTCAAAATCGAGAGCCGCAAGACGCTGGAACTGGTGCAGTTTGTCGAGAACGGCGCGGTCGATGTGCTCTATTACGAGAAGCCCTATTTCATCCTGCCCGCCGACGATCTGGCGCAGGAGGCCTATGTCGTGCTGCGCGAGGCGCTGCGGCAAACCGGCAAGGCCGGATTGGGCCAGCTTTCGGTGCGCGGGCGCGAGCAGCTTGTCTCGGTACGGCCCTGCGGCAAGGGCCTCATCATGGAGGTGCTGCGCTATGCCGATGAGGTGGCCAAGGTGGCCAGCCAGTTCAAAGACCTGCCTACCGGCGATCCCAGCGAGGATCTGATAGAACTGGCCACCACGCTGATCGAGAAGAAGACCCATCCCTTCAAGCCCGAGGCCTTCCGAGACCATTACATCGATGCGCTTCACCGCCTGATCGAGAAGAAGCGCAAGGCCAAGGGCGGCAAACGCATTCTGGAGGATGTGGAGGAACCGGGCGGCGCCAAGGGCGGCAATGTCATCGATCTGATGGCGGCGTTGAAGAAGTCGGTAGGTGGCGGGGAGAAGGCACCCCCGAAAAAGCCGACTGCGAGCAAGCCGCGCAAGGCAGCGCTAAAGCGCAAGCGTGCCTGA
- a CDS encoding flavodoxin family protein, with amino-acid sequence MLKALALNCTLKPDPQQASSTHAMIGVLSLAFAEKDVVLTETVRVAALEIRPGVSSDEGDGDDWPALRDKILAHDIVIFGSPIWLGQISSVAKRVLERMDAFLGETDEKGRMPSYGKVAVAAIVGNEDGAHFSSAQFFQALNDVGWTIPAVAVCYWVGEAMGSQDFKDLPHTPEVITKTARMLAGNAAHLAGLLKANPYPG; translated from the coding sequence ATGCTCAAGGCACTCGCTCTCAATTGCACTCTCAAGCCCGATCCTCAGCAGGCTTCGTCCACGCACGCGATGATAGGGGTTCTCAGCCTTGCGTTCGCAGAGAAAGACGTCGTGCTGACAGAAACCGTGAGGGTCGCCGCGCTGGAAATTCGTCCGGGGGTCAGTTCGGATGAGGGTGACGGCGACGACTGGCCTGCCCTGCGCGACAAAATCCTGGCTCATGACATCGTCATTTTCGGAAGTCCCATCTGGCTGGGCCAGATCAGTAGCGTTGCCAAACGGGTCCTCGAACGCATGGATGCGTTCCTGGGCGAAACCGATGAAAAGGGCCGTATGCCAAGCTATGGCAAGGTGGCCGTCGCTGCTATCGTCGGGAACGAAGACGGCGCTCATTTCAGCTCCGCTCAATTCTTTCAGGCTCTTAATGATGTGGGCTGGACGATCCCGGCTGTCGCTGTCTGCTATTGGGTCGGAGAGGCTATGGGATCGCAGGATTTCAAGGACCTTCCTCACACGCCTGAGGTCATCACCAAAACCGCCAGGATGCTCGCCGGAAATGCGGCACATCTGGCGGGACTTCTGAAGGCGAACCCCTACCCCGGTTAG
- a CDS encoding PqiC family protein: MNRHAITLVITMAGLFMLGGCGHSPQTHLLALDLAPPAMRPDPAYAGPPLRVTAVHIPASIDRLEFALATSPTELQLQDQYHWSASLGSLARDALLRDLIARLPSAMVLPPDSPATKGVRRVDVTLLDLTTASADTTMEVLITMGTDGEAGVIRRQAHFTRRHAENQSPSQSAADYSSMLGEVADTIVSMGAPPVRSSE, translated from the coding sequence ATGAATAGGCATGCTATCACACTGGTCATCACCATGGCCGGCCTGTTCATGTTGGGCGGTTGCGGCCATAGCCCACAAACCCACCTTCTCGCGCTGGATCTGGCCCCGCCTGCCATGAGACCAGACCCTGCCTATGCCGGGCCGCCGCTCAGGGTAACGGCGGTCCACATTCCCGCTTCGATTGACCGCCTGGAATTTGCCCTGGCGACCTCACCGACCGAACTCCAGCTTCAGGATCAATATCATTGGTCGGCCTCTCTCGGTTCACTGGCCCGGGATGCCCTGCTTCGCGACCTGATCGCACGCCTTCCCTCCGCGATGGTGCTGCCACCCGATAGTCCTGCCACCAAGGGCGTAAGACGCGTCGATGTGACGCTGCTGGACTTGACCACCGCTTCAGCCGACACCACGATGGAAGTACTCATCACCATGGGCACGGACGGGGAAGCAGGTGTCATCCGCCGTCAGGCACACTTCACCCGCCGCCATGCTGAGAACCAGAGCCCGTCGCAATCGGCAGCAGACTATTCTTCGATGCTCGGCGAGGTCGCGGATACGATCGTATCGATGGGGGCACCACCGGTGCGATCAAGCGAATAG
- the ligD gene encoding DNA ligase D produces MAGADPLKPYRAKRDFSRTSEPAGDEALARAADGKGPIFVVQKHDATRLHWDFRLEVDGVLKSWAVTRGPSVDPADKRLAVRTEDHPMSYAHFEGNIPKGEYGGGTVMLWDQGHWAPVEGKSAKDIEAGHLHFHLFGERMNGEWLLVRMKPRGKEKRENWLLRKVQDAHAGQGDMLVERNLISVLTARSMAQIAADTGGTQSLAGKKGKAFAQVMQQAETHNRKKAKAPTLHKVLGPPVFEPVQLATLVDSVPTSNAWMHEIKFDGYRILAAVAGQTVRLFTRSGLDWTEKFPAIAQALTGLDLPDALIDGEIVALDGNGNPNFSALQASLKGDGQAPMAFFTFDLLRLAGQDLKPLPNIERKERLEALLADAQPPLHVADHVIGSGEALLTAMCRAGQEGIIAKRIDAPYRGTRGRDWLKIKCTLRQEFVILGWTESPAKGRPFGALLLGQWEGETLTYKGKVGTGFDTSLLADLARTMKPLARKTAAAEVPRAETRGAHWLRPALVAEVSFAQFTAEGRVRHASFVGLRQDKKASDVKPETSQPAPEPPIIAITHPDRVLFPESGQTKGDLASYYQAIAPLMLPFAANRPLSLVRCPQGRAKQCFFQKHDSGSFGEHVFHVPITEKDGGAEDYLYLTEAQGLLACVQMGTIEFHGWASTAQDVEQPDRMIFDLDPDEGLDFAQVKKAANDIRRQLADLGLVSFPLLSGGKGVHVTVPLRPVHDWDAHKDFAKRFAEAMALSEPARFTATMSKAKRKGRIFIDWLRNQRGSTAVMPYSARAREGAPVAVPIDWDELDGMDHAHPFSIADAAALIERAQGKALKGWGFADQPLPEV; encoded by the coding sequence ATGGCGGGCGCCGATCCGCTCAAACCCTATCGTGCCAAGCGCGATTTCTCCCGCACCAGCGAGCCTGCCGGCGATGAGGCCTTGGCGCGGGCCGCGGATGGCAAGGGCCCAATTTTCGTGGTGCAGAAGCATGATGCCACGCGCCTGCATTGGGATTTCCGGCTGGAGGTCGATGGTGTGCTCAAAAGCTGGGCTGTCACGCGCGGCCCCAGCGTCGATCCCGCCGACAAGCGCCTTGCCGTGCGGACGGAAGATCACCCGATGTCCTATGCCCATTTCGAGGGTAACATCCCCAAAGGCGAATATGGCGGCGGCACGGTGATGCTGTGGGATCAGGGACACTGGGCGCCGGTGGAGGGCAAGAGCGCCAAGGATATCGAAGCGGGCCACCTCCATTTCCACCTCTTCGGCGAGCGGATGAACGGCGAATGGCTGCTGGTCCGCATGAAGCCGCGCGGGAAAGAGAAGCGCGAGAACTGGCTGCTGCGCAAGGTGCAGGATGCCCATGCCGGGCAAGGCGACATGCTGGTCGAGCGCAACCTCATCAGCGTGCTAACCGCGCGCAGTATGGCCCAGATCGCAGCGGATACGGGGGGCACGCAATCGCTGGCGGGCAAGAAGGGCAAGGCTTTCGCGCAGGTGATGCAGCAGGCCGAAACCCATAACCGCAAGAAGGCCAAAGCGCCTACATTGCACAAGGTGTTAGGCCCGCCCGTTTTCGAGCCGGTACAACTGGCCACGCTGGTCGATAGCGTGCCGACCTCCAACGCCTGGATGCATGAGATCAAATTCGACGGCTATCGCATTCTTGCCGCCGTTGCCGGGCAGACGGTGCGGCTGTTCACCCGCTCGGGCCTCGACTGGACGGAGAAGTTTCCGGCCATCGCTCAAGCGTTGACGGGGCTCGACCTGCCCGATGCGCTGATCGATGGCGAGATCGTCGCGCTGGACGGCAACGGGAACCCCAACTTCTCCGCCCTGCAGGCATCGTTGAAAGGCGATGGGCAGGCCCCCATGGCCTTCTTCACCTTCGACCTGCTGCGCCTTGCGGGGCAAGATCTCAAACCCCTGCCCAACATCGAGCGCAAGGAACGGCTGGAGGCCTTGCTCGCCGACGCCCAGCCGCCCCTCCATGTCGCCGACCATGTGATCGGCTCAGGCGAGGCGCTGCTGACCGCCATGTGCCGGGCGGGACAGGAAGGCATCATCGCCAAGCGCATAGACGCCCCCTATCGCGGGACACGCGGCCGTGACTGGCTGAAGATCAAATGCACGCTGCGGCAGGAGTTCGTCATCCTCGGCTGGACGGAGAGCCCCGCCAAGGGCCGGCCCTTCGGCGCCCTCCTGCTGGGCCAGTGGGAAGGCGAGACGCTGACCTACAAGGGTAAGGTCGGCACCGGCTTCGACACCAGCCTGCTGGCCGATCTGGCACGCACCATGAAGCCCCTCGCCCGCAAGACAGCGGCAGCAGAGGTCCCCCGTGCCGAGACGCGCGGCGCCCATTGGCTCCGCCCCGCACTGGTGGCCGAAGTCAGTTTTGCCCAGTTCACCGCCGAGGGGCGTGTGCGCCATGCCAGCTTCGTGGGGCTGCGTCAGGACAAGAAGGCCAGCGATGTCAAACCCGAAACCAGCCAGCCCGCACCCGAACCCCCTATCATCGCCATCACTCACCCGGACCGCGTGCTGTTCCCCGAAAGCGGGCAGACCAAGGGCGATCTGGCATCCTATTATCAGGCCATCGCTCCGCTGATGCTGCCTTTTGCCGCTAATCGTCCCTTGAGCCTGGTGCGTTGCCCGCAGGGCCGGGCCAAGCAATGCTTCTTCCAGAAGCACGACAGCGGCTCCTTTGGAGAGCATGTCTTCCATGTGCCGATCACCGAAAAGGACGGCGGTGCCGAGGACTATCTCTACCTCACCGAGGCACAGGGCCTGCTGGCTTGCGTGCAGATGGGCACCATCGAATTCCACGGCTGGGCCTCCACCGCGCAGGATGTCGAACAGCCCGACCGCATGATCTTCGACCTCGACCCGGATGAGGGGCTGGATTTCGCGCAAGTCAAGAAGGCCGCAAATGACATTCGCCGCCAGCTGGCGGATCTGGGGCTGGTCAGCTTTCCGCTGCTCTCGGGCGGCAAGGGGGTGCATGTCACCGTCCCCCTGCGTCCCGTCCATGACTGGGACGCTCACAAGGACTTCGCCAAACGCTTCGCCGAAGCCATGGCGCTCAGCGAACCCGCCCGCTTTACCGCCACCATGAGCAAGGCCAAGCGCAAGGGCCGAATCTTTATCGACTGGCTGCGCAACCAGCGCGGCAGCACCGCGGTCATGCCATATTCCGCCCGCGCCAGAGAAGGTGCCCCTGTAGCCGTGCCCATCGATTGGGACGAGCTGGACGGCATGGACCATGCCCATCCCTTCTCCATCGCCGATGCCGCAGCGCTGATCGAGCGCGCGCAAGGCAAGGCGCTCAAAGGCTGGGGCTTTGCCGACCAGCCCCTGCCAGAGGTGTAG